A region from the Brevibacterium paucivorans genome encodes:
- a CDS encoding inorganic phosphate transporter — MSESVDQKSGTSAKPKTSGFLGPDRWWHIAFGALMAIALVSFTLWSFGYVDPSANRILLITTILFGLFMAFNIGGNDVANSFGTSVGAGTLSMKQALVVAAIFEVSGAVLAGGEVTETVRSGIVDLNAFDLAPMDFVFIMMSALLGAALWLLVATRMGWPVSTTHSIVGGIVGASLTLGFVTGTGGWSMVQWSEIGKIVMSWVLSPLLGGLVAWLLFGQIKKHILVFNDRMDEKLRELKRERAELRTTHKQAFERLDELQQISYTNAMARDAEVYLRDNYDPQELESDYYRDLHQIEERAKEINAHRALETWVPLLAAFGAVVIGSMLLFKGLKNLHLDLGSVGNFLILGMIAASVWMAVFIFARTLKKQDLSRSTFLLFSWMQVFTASAFAFSHGSNDIANAIGPFAAILDVLKTNSINDEAGVPAAVMVTAGVALIAGLWFIGRFVIKTVGSGLTEMHPASGFTAELAAAGVVMLASVLGLPVSSTHILIGAVLGVGIVNKAANWNLMKPIALAWVITVPAAAAIGAVGVLTLRAVFG; from the coding sequence ATGTCTGAATCTGTTGACCAAAAGTCAGGCACGTCAGCCAAACCAAAAACGTCTGGTTTCTTAGGACCTGACCGTTGGTGGCACATCGCGTTCGGTGCTCTTATGGCGATCGCACTGGTGTCGTTCACTCTCTGGTCGTTTGGCTACGTCGACCCAAGCGCAAACCGCATCCTCCTCATCACCACAATTCTCTTTGGCCTGTTTATGGCCTTCAACATCGGTGGTAACGACGTTGCAAACTCGTTTGGAACCAGTGTGGGTGCCGGAACGCTTTCCATGAAGCAGGCGCTCGTTGTCGCGGCGATCTTTGAAGTGAGTGGTGCCGTGCTGGCCGGTGGTGAAGTCACCGAAACCGTGCGTTCAGGGATTGTGGACTTGAACGCGTTTGACCTCGCACCCATGGACTTCGTGTTCATCATGATGTCTGCTTTGCTGGGAGCGGCACTGTGGCTACTGGTTGCAACCCGTATGGGGTGGCCAGTGTCTACCACCCACTCGATTGTGGGCGGTATTGTGGGTGCCTCGCTCACGCTGGGATTCGTTACCGGCACCGGTGGATGGTCCATGGTGCAGTGGTCAGAAATCGGCAAGATCGTTATGTCGTGGGTGCTGTCACCTCTCTTGGGTGGGTTGGTTGCGTGGCTCCTATTTGGCCAAATCAAGAAGCACATTCTGGTGTTCAACGACCGCATGGATGAGAAGCTGCGCGAGCTCAAGCGTGAACGCGCTGAGCTTCGCACCACGCACAAGCAGGCGTTCGAACGACTGGACGAACTTCAGCAGATTTCGTACACCAACGCCATGGCACGTGATGCTGAAGTGTACTTGCGGGACAACTACGACCCGCAAGAGCTCGAATCCGACTACTACCGCGATCTTCACCAGATTGAAGAACGCGCAAAGGAAATCAACGCCCACCGCGCACTGGAAACGTGGGTTCCTCTGCTGGCTGCGTTCGGTGCTGTGGTCATTGGTTCGATGCTGTTGTTCAAGGGTTTGAAGAACCTGCACTTGGACTTGGGTTCGGTGGGTAACTTCTTGATCTTGGGCATGATCGCTGCGTCCGTATGGATGGCAGTGTTCATTTTTGCTCGCACGCTCAAGAAGCAGGACTTGTCACGCTCCACGTTCCTGCTGTTTAGCTGGATGCAGGTGTTCACGGCATCGGCGTTCGCGTTCAGCCACGGATCTAATGACATCGCAAACGCGATTGGACCGTTCGCAGCGATTCTGGACGTGCTCAAGACCAACAGCATTAACGACGAAGCGGGAGTGCCCGCAGCGGTGATGGTCACCGCCGGTGTGGCGCTGATCGCGGGTCTGTGGTTCATTGGTCGATTCGTCATCAAGACCGTGGGATCGGGACTCACCGAAATGCACCCGGCTTCCGGTTTCACCGCGGAGCTCGCTGCCGCAGGTGTGGTCATGTTGGCTTCGGTGCTGGGTCTGCCGGTGTCGTCGACTCACATCCTCATTGGTGCGGTTCTGGGTGTGGGAATCGTGAACAAGGCAGCGAACTGGAACCTCATGAAACCAATCGCGCTCGCCTGGGTGATCACGGTACCTGCAGCGGCTGCAATTGGTGCGGTTGGTGTTCTGACTCTGCGCGCAGTCTTCGGCTAA
- a CDS encoding aldo/keto reductase: MTVPQLTLNDGNTIPQLGFGVWQISTDDIVPAVTTALETGYRHIDTAAIYKNEEGVGQAIAQSGIDRKDLFVTTKLWNNRHSDARVALEESLTKLGLDYVDLYLIHWPVPEQNKRLEAWSALEQAQADGLVKSLGVSNFRESDLYELAKHASVRPVVNQIELHPTFTQVELSADNARYGAVTQAWSPLGRAHDLENPTVTQIAERIGRTPAQVVLRWHLQAGRIVFPKSATESRIRENFQVFDFALSDGDMAAISGLNTDNRIGPHPMDLGAE, from the coding sequence ATGACAGTCCCACAGCTGACGTTGAACGACGGAAACACCATCCCGCAACTGGGATTTGGCGTGTGGCAGATTTCCACTGACGACATCGTTCCGGCCGTTACCACCGCGTTGGAGACCGGATACAGGCACATCGACACTGCTGCGATCTATAAGAACGAAGAGGGCGTTGGGCAAGCCATTGCCCAAAGCGGAATCGACCGTAAAGACCTCTTCGTGACCACCAAACTGTGGAACAACCGCCACTCGGATGCGCGTGTTGCACTCGAAGAAAGCTTGACCAAACTGGGCCTGGACTACGTAGACCTTTACCTCATCCACTGGCCAGTACCCGAGCAGAACAAGCGACTCGAAGCATGGTCGGCACTTGAGCAGGCGCAAGCTGACGGTCTGGTGAAGTCACTTGGCGTGTCCAACTTCCGTGAAAGTGACCTCTACGAACTGGCAAAACACGCTTCGGTTCGCCCGGTCGTCAACCAGATTGAGCTCCACCCCACGTTCACGCAGGTTGAGCTGAGCGCGGACAACGCACGATACGGTGCGGTGACCCAAGCGTGGTCGCCACTGGGCCGGGCGCACGACCTGGAGAACCCCACCGTTACACAGATCGCTGAACGCATCGGTCGCACGCCAGCACAAGTGGTGCTTCGTTGGCACCTGCAAGCCGGCCGGATCGTCTTCCCTAAATCCGCGACGGAAAGCCGCATTCGCGAAAACTTCCAGGTGTTCGACTTCGCCCTGTCAGACGGCGACATGGCCGCGATCAGCGGGCTCAACACTGACAACCGAATTGGTCCTCACCCCATGGACCTAGGCGCTGAGTAA
- a CDS encoding DUF4190 domain-containing protein produces the protein MSDDSPEKLDARETDPHAPLGVVAFVASLSCLIGFAFIGPIAGIIMGGMARKRSREDGFPDNKFGRWAVTWGIIFLIVSVVLTAVIVGILIVSFVQDPYGAPGPGTPAK, from the coding sequence ATGTCAGACGACTCACCCGAAAAGCTCGACGCACGTGAAACTGACCCCCACGCGCCCTTGGGGGTTGTCGCGTTCGTCGCGTCGCTGTCCTGCCTGATCGGGTTTGCGTTCATTGGGCCAATCGCCGGAATCATCATGGGTGGAATGGCGCGCAAGCGTTCGCGTGAAGACGGTTTTCCGGACAATAAGTTCGGGCGCTGGGCCGTGACCTGGGGAATCATCTTCCTCATCGTGAGTGTGGTGCTCACGGCCGTGATCGTGGGAATCCTGATCGTGTCGTTCGTTCAAGACCCATACGGGGCTCCCGGCCCCGGCACGCCAGCCAAGTAA
- a CDS encoding flavodoxin family protein, translating to MPSTTPTVLFVHHSPSPRVEQLAQAVRDVFTLPELDGVTLVEKPALEATTEDVLSADAYILGTTANFGYISGALKHFFDTTYNDVREPTSGRPFSYFIHGGFDTTGAERAMEAITTGLGWKLVAEPVTFTGEVEESHTDAIAEVAGTVAATVM from the coding sequence ATGCCTAGCACTACACCAACTGTGTTGTTCGTCCACCATTCGCCCAGTCCGCGTGTGGAGCAGCTCGCCCAAGCGGTGCGCGATGTCTTCACGCTACCCGAACTCGACGGCGTCACGCTCGTTGAGAAACCTGCGCTCGAGGCAACGACTGAGGACGTTCTGTCCGCCGACGCCTACATTCTGGGCACCACCGCGAACTTCGGATACATTTCCGGGGCACTCAAGCACTTCTTCGACACAACGTACAACGATGTCCGGGAGCCCACCTCGGGACGCCCGTTCAGCTATTTCATCCACGGTGGCTTTGACACCACGGGCGCAGAGCGTGCCATGGAAGCGATCACCACCGGTCTGGGGTGGAAGTTGGTTGCAGAGCCCGTGACGTTTACCGGTGAAGTTGAGGAGTCGCACACGGACGCCATCGCCGAGGTCGCCGGCACCGTAGCTGCCACCGTCATGTAA
- a CDS encoding Sir2 family NAD-dependent protein deacetylase, giving the protein MARIKDPLAGLTRPNPSHTDEQIATVLHSMPASDWVVLTGAGVSTDSGLPDYRGPNSPRRTPMTIQAFRASASNRRHYWARSFLGWDKILDARPGPAHHELARIAPGGLITQNVDGLHQAAGSENVIDLHGRLDRVICLRCENLFDRQWVQDELHALNPDFARQLGVSAEMLETAPDGDVAVDDTQGFVVLPCPVCGGDLKPDVVFFGDSVPAERNREAHAIAGRGRGLVVLGSSLAVLSGLRFVKNAFKEGKPIVVVTDGPTRGDELVTYRSVSRVKDFLPLW; this is encoded by the coding sequence ATGGCCCGCATCAAGGACCCGCTAGCCGGGCTCACCAGGCCAAACCCAAGCCACACTGATGAACAGATCGCAACGGTTTTGCACTCGATGCCAGCCAGCGACTGGGTGGTCCTGACCGGTGCGGGAGTCTCCACGGACTCCGGCCTACCCGACTACCGCGGCCCCAACTCTCCCCGCCGCACCCCGATGACCATCCAAGCTTTTCGCGCCTCGGCCAGTAACCGCCGCCACTACTGGGCCAGGTCGTTCTTAGGCTGGGACAAAATCCTGGACGCACGCCCCGGCCCGGCGCACCACGAACTTGCACGCATAGCCCCGGGCGGACTCATCACACAGAATGTCGATGGACTCCACCAAGCCGCAGGCAGCGAAAATGTCATCGATCTGCATGGACGCCTGGACCGGGTGATCTGTCTGCGGTGCGAAAACCTGTTCGACCGCCAGTGGGTCCAAGACGAACTGCACGCCCTCAACCCGGACTTCGCGCGCCAGCTGGGCGTATCGGCCGAAATGCTCGAAACCGCACCGGATGGCGACGTGGCTGTTGACGACACGCAAGGCTTCGTTGTCCTGCCGTGTCCCGTGTGCGGAGGTGACCTCAAACCCGATGTCGTGTTCTTTGGTGACTCCGTTCCAGCGGAACGTAACCGGGAAGCTCACGCTATTGCCGGCCGAGGTCGCGGCCTGGTTGTGTTGGGGAGTTCCCTTGCCGTGTTGTCGGGGTTGAGGTTCGTGAAGAACGCGTTTAAAGAAGGCAAACCCATCGTGGTTGTCACTGATGGCCCCACGCGGGGCGATGAACTGGTGACGTATCGGTCAGTTTCGCGGGTCAAGGACTTCCTCCCGCTGTGGTAA
- a CDS encoding TIGR03085 family metal-binding protein, with amino-acid sequence MTNFARAERLSVAALLREIGPDAPTLCEGWTTLDLAVHLVIRDRYPAALPANASDKAGKVEFFAKRTAMRESELKALPWDKLVGMVAAGPGVLSPMGWTPVDVLTNTGEFYVHHEDIRRARKGWEPRNILPELEAQLWNVCKPLAHSPSVRNEGPLIVRAPGHGELHVGNTDEGAAVLEGKPSELVMYLFGRKDHAQVSLRS; translated from the coding sequence ATGACGAACTTTGCTCGCGCAGAACGCCTGTCAGTCGCCGCTCTACTTCGTGAAATTGGCCCCGATGCCCCCACCCTGTGTGAAGGGTGGACCACCTTGGATCTTGCGGTTCACCTGGTGATCCGCGACCGTTACCCAGCAGCGTTGCCAGCCAACGCCAGCGACAAAGCGGGCAAAGTCGAATTCTTTGCCAAGCGCACCGCGATGCGCGAATCAGAATTGAAGGCTCTCCCGTGGGACAAACTGGTGGGCATGGTTGCCGCCGGGCCGGGCGTGCTTTCGCCTATGGGGTGGACCCCGGTGGATGTGCTGACCAACACCGGCGAGTTCTACGTCCACCACGAGGACATTCGTCGCGCACGCAAAGGTTGGGAACCACGCAATATCCTTCCTGAATTGGAAGCCCAGCTGTGGAACGTGTGCAAGCCGTTGGCACACTCGCCCAGCGTTCGCAACGAGGGCCCGCTGATTGTGCGCGCTCCCGGGCACGGTGAGCTTCACGTGGGAAATACTGACGAGGGTGCGGCGGTGCTGGAGGGTAAGCCGTCGGAACTGGTGATGTATCTGTTCGGGCGTAAGGACCACGCGCAGGTTTCGTTGCGCTCATAA
- a CDS encoding DNA polymerase III subunit gamma and tau: MSTALYRRYRPDTFNDVIGQDHVTGPLKAALDNGRVNHAYLFSGPRGCGKTTSARILARCLNCEQGPTSTPCGQCASCRDLATGGPGSLDVVEIDAASHNGVDDARDLRERAVYAPARDRFKVFILDEAHMVTPQGFNALLKLVEEPPPHVKFVFATTEPEKVIGTIRSRTHHYPFRLVPPDILTSYLTELCQRENVAVGKGVLPLVVRAGGGSVRDTLSVLDQLMAGAGPDGLDYTTAVALLGYTPESLLGDIVDAFSAGDGAAVFRVVDRVIESGQDPRRFVEDLLERFRDLIVVGTAPNQARAFLPEAPDDLLERLISQSQQYGAAELSRAADMLNEGLSEMSGATSPRLQLELMCARVLLPSVESARRAVVSRVERLERRVGMSPTGRASNVPPEVPAQAEGNAPEVAQTPAATQSPAVPQSEGQGGAQSQGSAQKPQADLDSIADFAFAAEELATADQQTDTQQTPEPQRQAEPPRREEPQRQPQPQQHSEPQRQPEPTANAGNNEIDAIRRSWPHILDALTGKSRLVRAILSGNAVPQAFRDGALVLGFNNQWSVASFDRPGNSDKLAQAINEVLGIRANVVIGDVGVDTEVRAQQPEPAHSQPGPGPQNSSQPNRPRPTQEEVDAVVGPRAVDQAPVDREKYWNLDAETPPNRNRESSDSPEGDHTDDTGHESSGGRKTGGTGDIADSQPASAEPKHEPASDTHSSYGDYTESDTSAGHGAVDVPQVVVPPPVDEPNELEDYLGAYADPNLGYDEPGPAPKSQPKQESNNEPWADLGKREPKKHVPGSTSGEETVATAGVGTESTTASEAEGPEHTDAQPAGAQATENPATEGPDVTNYDDYDTESDPEITEARDIGVPVFLRVIGGEILEEVDE; the protein is encoded by the coding sequence GTGTCTACCGCTCTTTACCGTCGCTACAGGCCCGATACGTTCAATGACGTTATTGGGCAAGACCATGTCACTGGTCCGCTGAAGGCTGCCCTCGACAATGGGCGGGTCAACCACGCGTACCTCTTCTCTGGTCCGCGCGGGTGCGGAAAAACCACCTCGGCCAGAATCCTTGCCAGGTGCCTCAACTGTGAACAGGGACCCACGTCAACCCCGTGCGGGCAGTGTGCGTCGTGTCGCGACCTGGCCACGGGAGGGCCGGGGTCGCTCGATGTGGTGGAGATTGACGCGGCCAGCCACAACGGTGTGGACGATGCGCGTGATCTGCGTGAACGAGCGGTGTATGCGCCGGCGCGTGACCGGTTCAAAGTGTTCATTTTGGACGAAGCCCACATGGTCACACCGCAGGGATTTAACGCGCTTCTGAAACTGGTGGAGGAACCGCCTCCGCACGTGAAGTTCGTTTTTGCGACCACTGAGCCGGAAAAAGTCATTGGAACCATCCGTTCGCGTACCCACCATTACCCGTTCCGGTTGGTGCCACCGGACATCCTCACGTCTTATCTGACGGAACTGTGCCAACGCGAAAACGTAGCGGTGGGCAAAGGTGTCCTGCCGTTGGTTGTGCGTGCAGGTGGGGGATCGGTCCGTGACACCCTGTCTGTTTTGGACCAGCTCATGGCCGGTGCGGGCCCTGACGGTTTGGATTACACGACGGCCGTGGCGCTGTTGGGATACACGCCGGAGTCCCTGCTGGGCGACATTGTCGACGCGTTCAGCGCAGGTGACGGGGCAGCCGTGTTCCGCGTTGTCGACCGCGTGATTGAGTCGGGGCAGGACCCTCGCCGTTTTGTCGAAGACTTGCTCGAACGATTTAGGGACCTCATCGTGGTGGGCACGGCACCTAACCAGGCTCGTGCGTTCCTACCGGAAGCCCCGGACGACCTTCTTGAACGGCTCATTTCACAGTCCCAACAGTACGGAGCGGCTGAACTTTCGCGGGCCGCCGACATGCTCAACGAAGGCTTAAGTGAAATGTCGGGCGCAACCTCCCCGCGCCTGCAACTGGAACTCATGTGCGCGCGGGTTCTACTGCCGTCGGTGGAGTCGGCCCGGCGCGCAGTTGTGTCCCGTGTGGAGCGTTTGGAACGCCGGGTGGGTATGTCGCCCACCGGCCGTGCAAGCAACGTGCCACCCGAGGTTCCAGCGCAGGCTGAGGGGAACGCGCCCGAGGTGGCCCAGACTCCCGCTGCTACCCAGTCACCTGCGGTTCCTCAGTCAGAGGGACAGGGAGGCGCTCAGTCTCAGGGGAGTGCTCAAAAACCACAGGCCGATCTCGACTCGATTGCAGACTTCGCATTCGCCGCTGAAGAGCTCGCAACGGCCGATCAGCAGACTGATACTCAACAGACGCCGGAGCCACAGAGGCAGGCTGAACCACCTCGGCGGGAAGAGCCACAGCGCCAGCCGCAACCACAGCAACACTCTGAACCGCAGCGCCAGCCGGAACCAACTGCGAACGCTGGCAATAACGAGATCGATGCGATCCGCAGGAGCTGGCCACACATTCTCGATGCACTCACCGGGAAGAGTCGGTTGGTGCGCGCGATCCTGTCTGGCAACGCGGTTCCGCAGGCGTTCCGAGACGGTGCGCTGGTGTTGGGATTCAATAACCAGTGGTCAGTGGCCAGCTTCGACCGGCCCGGAAACAGCGACAAACTTGCGCAAGCGATCAACGAGGTGCTGGGAATTCGGGCGAATGTGGTGATCGGCGATGTGGGCGTAGATACGGAGGTTCGCGCGCAGCAGCCTGAACCCGCTCACAGCCAACCCGGGCCTGGTCCACAGAACTCGTCGCAACCAAACCGGCCACGTCCAACGCAGGAAGAAGTCGATGCGGTGGTGGGGCCGCGCGCGGTCGACCAAGCTCCGGTAGACCGTGAAAAATACTGGAACCTCGACGCCGAAACGCCTCCTAACCGTAACCGAGAGTCCTCCGATTCACCGGAGGGCGACCATACGGACGATACAGGTCATGAAAGCTCCGGCGGTAGGAAAACTGGGGGAACAGGCGACATAGCTGACAGCCAACCGGCGAGCGCGGAACCGAAACACGAGCCAGCTTCCGACACCCACAGTTCGTACGGCGATTACACCGAATCTGACACCTCGGCGGGGCACGGAGCCGTTGATGTGCCACAGGTTGTGGTCCCGCCCCCAGTCGACGAACCCAACGAACTCGAAGACTACCTAGGCGCCTACGCCGACCCCAACCTGGGCTACGACGAGCCAGGGCCCGCACCCAAGTCCCAGCCCAAGCAGGAGTCCAACAACGAGCCATGGGCAGACCTGGGGAAGCGTGAACCGAAAAAACACGTCCCCGGATCCACCTCGGGAGAGGAGACCGTGGCGACAGCGGGTGTGGGAACAGAGTCAACCACCGCTTCGGAAGCGGAAGGCCCAGAGCACACTGACGCTCAACCGGCAGGCGCGCAGGCAACCGAGAACCCCGCGACCGAGGGGCCGGACGTCACCAACTACGACGACTACGACACCGAAAGCGACCCAGAGATCACAGAGGCCCGCGACATAGGGGTGCCCGTGTTCTTAAGAGTGATCGGTGGCGAGATTTTGGAGGAAGTTGACGAATGA
- the recR gene encoding recombination mediator RecR has protein sequence MSAIYDGALADLVDELGKLPGIGPKSAQRLAFHILQSPAQQVEKLASALTEVKRRVNFCEICGNVAEGEKCAICQDSRRDQSVICVVEEAKDVVAIERTREYRGLYHVLGGAIDPMAGIGPDQLRIKQLLTRLQTGDVRECVIATDPNLEGEATATYVIRLLSTVGVNVSKLASGLPVGGDLEYADEVTLGRAFQGRTQVHTSE, from the coding sequence ATGAGTGCCATCTACGACGGTGCCCTCGCCGACCTCGTCGACGAACTGGGAAAACTGCCAGGAATCGGACCCAAATCTGCGCAACGCCTGGCATTTCACATCCTGCAGTCTCCCGCTCAGCAAGTCGAAAAACTAGCCAGCGCGCTCACTGAGGTGAAACGGCGCGTCAACTTCTGTGAAATCTGCGGAAACGTCGCCGAGGGTGAAAAGTGCGCGATCTGCCAAGACTCACGCCGTGACCAGAGCGTAATCTGTGTGGTCGAAGAAGCCAAAGATGTCGTCGCGATTGAGCGCACTCGCGAATACCGAGGGCTCTACCACGTGCTGGGCGGGGCAATCGACCCCATGGCTGGGATCGGCCCAGACCAGTTGCGTATCAAACAGCTCCTCACCCGGCTCCAAACCGGCGACGTGCGCGAATGCGTGATCGCAACCGACCCCAACCTCGAAGGCGAAGCGACCGCAACTTACGTGATCCGCCTGCTTTCTACCGTGGGTGTCAACGTCTCCAAACTGGCCAGCGGACTACCCGTAGGCGGTGATCTCGAATATGCCGACGAAGTGACTTTGGGCCGCGCCTTCCAAGGACGTACGCAAGTACACACCAGCGAATAA
- a CDS encoding aspartate kinase encodes MSLVVQKFGGSSVADAESVKRVARRIVEYRKAGHDVVVVVSAMGDFTDDLIDLANQISPLPPARELDMLLTAGERISMAVLAMAIANLGFEAQSFTGSQAGMITDESFGRARIVNVTPMRVKEALDNGNIAIVAGFQGVSHTTKNITTLGRGGSDTTAVALAASLGADVCEIYTDVDGVFTADPRIVSSARRVNHLSYEEMLEMAASGAKILHLRAVEYARQYDVPLHVRSSFSHNRGTWVSDSPIPPKFAPEEEETSMEQAVISGVAHDRQEAKLTVVGVPDIPGKAAEIFRVIAENEINIDMIVQNISTRDPGHTDISFTLPMSDGATATRVLNDVQESIGFDHLRYDDQIGKLSVVGAGMRSHPGVTATLFNALSEAHINIDMISTSEIRISVVTRADLLDDAVKAAHTAYGLDSDSNEAIVYGGTGR; translated from the coding sequence GTGAGCTTAGTTGTTCAGAAGTTCGGTGGATCATCGGTTGCCGACGCCGAATCAGTCAAGCGAGTAGCTCGCAGGATCGTCGAATACCGCAAAGCTGGTCACGACGTTGTCGTAGTCGTATCAGCTATGGGAGATTTCACCGACGACCTCATCGACCTGGCAAACCAGATTTCGCCACTTCCACCGGCCCGCGAACTCGACATGCTGCTCACTGCGGGCGAACGCATCTCCATGGCAGTACTCGCAATGGCGATTGCCAATCTAGGTTTCGAGGCGCAGTCCTTCACCGGCTCCCAAGCTGGAATGATCACCGACGAATCTTTTGGTCGTGCACGGATCGTTAACGTTACACCAATGCGTGTTAAAGAGGCGCTCGATAACGGCAACATCGCAATCGTTGCCGGGTTCCAGGGGGTCTCGCACACCACCAAGAACATCACCACCCTAGGCCGAGGTGGTTCAGATACTACCGCTGTTGCGCTCGCCGCATCGCTGGGCGCGGATGTGTGCGAAATCTACACCGACGTAGACGGAGTGTTCACAGCTGACCCGCGGATCGTGTCATCTGCCCGTCGAGTCAACCACCTGAGCTACGAAGAAATGCTCGAAATGGCCGCCTCGGGTGCGAAGATCTTGCACCTGCGAGCCGTCGAGTACGCCCGCCAATACGATGTGCCACTACACGTGCGTTCATCCTTTAGCCACAACCGCGGAACCTGGGTTAGCGACTCGCCCATTCCCCCTAAATTCGCTCCTGAAGAAGAGGAAACAAGCATGGAACAGGCTGTAATCTCTGGTGTTGCCCACGACCGACAAGAAGCGAAACTCACCGTTGTGGGCGTTCCCGACATCCCCGGTAAAGCCGCAGAGATCTTCCGGGTGATCGCGGAAAACGAAATCAACATCGACATGATCGTGCAGAACATTTCCACGCGCGATCCTGGGCACACGGACATTTCGTTCACATTGCCCATGTCTGACGGCGCGACTGCCACGCGAGTGCTCAACGACGTGCAAGAAAGCATCGGGTTTGATCACCTGCGCTATGACGACCAGATCGGAAAGCTGTCTGTGGTTGGAGCAGGTATGCGTTCCCACCCGGGTGTCACCGCCACACTCTTTAACGCACTTTCGGAAGCGCACATCAACATCGACATGATTTCCACATCAGAGATTCGGATCAGTGTTGTGACGCGCGCAGACCTGCTCGACGACGCAGTGAAGGCTGCGCACACGGCATATGGCCTGGACAGTGACTCAAACGAAGCGATTGTCTACGGAGGTACCGGACGATGA
- a CDS encoding aspartate-semialdehyde dehydrogenase, producing the protein MSLKVGVVGATGQVGRVMRELLANDPGFDIDDIRFFASARSAGTELEFKGRTVVVEDTATADPSGLDVALFSAGGATSKAHAPRFAEAGVIVVDNSSAWRSDDQVPLVVSEVNPEALDRIPKGIVANPNCTTMAAMPVLKPLHEAAGLTRLVISTYQAVSGSGVAGVDGLVSETEAAVPNARGLALDGKAAGCAATVYTEPIAFNVLALAGDMVDDGDGETVEEKKLRNESRKILNIPELLVSGTCVRVPVVTGHSLSINAEFERDITPDEAAQILAQAPGVELEDVPTPLKAAGGNTSLVGRIRRDQSIPGNKGLALFVSNDNLRKGAALNTVQIAALLDQRK; encoded by the coding sequence ATGAGCCTGAAAGTTGGCGTGGTCGGAGCAACCGGCCAAGTTGGTCGTGTCATGCGCGAACTCTTGGCCAACGACCCTGGCTTTGACATTGATGACATCCGTTTCTTCGCCTCTGCCCGCTCAGCTGGCACGGAACTGGAATTCAAAGGTCGCACGGTTGTCGTTGAAGACACAGCGACCGCTGACCCGTCAGGTTTGGACGTGGCCCTGTTCTCGGCTGGGGGCGCCACGTCTAAAGCCCACGCGCCACGCTTTGCAGAAGCCGGCGTCATCGTGGTGGATAACTCGTCCGCATGGCGCTCTGACGACCAGGTGCCACTGGTGGTCTCTGAGGTCAACCCAGAAGCGTTAGACCGGATCCCCAAGGGGATCGTTGCCAACCCGAACTGCACCACGATGGCGGCCATGCCTGTGCTCAAACCTCTGCACGAAGCCGCCGGATTGACTCGCCTGGTCATCAGCACGTACCAGGCCGTGTCAGGTTCCGGAGTTGCCGGTGTCGACGGGTTGGTGAGTGAAACTGAGGCCGCCGTTCCCAATGCACGCGGTCTTGCCCTGGACGGTAAGGCGGCCGGCTGCGCCGCGACCGTGTACACCGAACCGATTGCGTTTAACGTGCTGGCGCTCGCCGGTGACATGGTGGACGACGGTGACGGCGAAACCGTCGAAGAGAAGAAGCTGCGTAACGAATCACGCAAGATCCTGAACATCCCGGAACTTTTGGTGTCCGGTACGTGCGTGCGCGTTCCCGTTGTCACTGGCCACTCACTGTCCATCAACGCGGAGTTTGAACGCGACATCACACCTGACGAGGCAGCCCAGATCTTGGCGCAGGCGCCAGGCGTGGAACTTGAAGACGTGCCAACGCCACTCAAGGCGGCCGGCGGTAACACCAGCTTGGTGGGTCGAATCCGACGCGACCAGTCAATCCCCGGGAACAAGGGCTTGGCCCTGTTCGTGTCGAACGACAACTTGCGCAAGGGCGCTGCCCTGAACACAGTGCAGATCGCTGCCCTGCTCGACCAGCGCAAATAG